From a region of the Streptomyces sp. B21-083 genome:
- a CDS encoding MerR family transcriptional regulator, protein MRIGEAAAAAGTTPRALRLYEARGLLQPPPRPSSGQREYGSAEVERVRVIRSLLALGLTLEDLRRRAHRLDLLVQDQPSASCAGSPGESSDVVVDRLTFLDAEIARLTHLRLGLAVATGRSRCAPVPPTPHETGAPPDLER, encoded by the coding sequence ATGCGGATCGGCGAGGCAGCGGCGGCAGCCGGGACCACACCGCGCGCTCTGCGCCTGTACGAGGCCCGCGGCCTGCTTCAACCGCCACCACGCCCCTCGTCCGGTCAGCGCGAGTACGGCTCCGCCGAGGTGGAGCGCGTCCGAGTCATCCGTAGCCTTCTGGCCCTGGGCCTCACGCTGGAGGACCTCCGCCGCCGGGCCCACCGCCTGGACCTCCTCGTCCAGGACCAGCCGTCGGCATCCTGTGCCGGCAGCCCCGGCGAGTCCAGTGACGTCGTGGTCGATCGTCTGACGTTTCTGGACGCGGAGATCGCTCGCCTCACACACCTACGCCTGGGCCTCGCCGTAGCCACAGGGCGGTCGCGATGTGCTCCGGTCCCGCCGACCCCCCACGAAACCGGCGCGCCGCCTGACCTTGAGCGCTGA
- a CDS encoding nuclear transport factor 2 family protein — protein sequence MTTTTTTMADTAATDPAAVEDFCARWEKAWNDHDGDAVAALCADHLVYDEPALGGTAYGPDSIRQFVNHMAGMFPDYSFTRMGLYGEVTRRAVLVAWRFGGTLAGTGHRVEFHGDDRVELGEDGLIHAYRCLYDFKGVLDQIQAAPAPASAPAPE from the coding sequence ATGACTACGACGACTACGACCATGGCCGATACGGCCGCCACGGACCCCGCCGCTGTCGAGGACTTCTGTGCTCGGTGGGAGAAGGCGTGGAACGACCACGACGGGGACGCGGTGGCGGCGCTGTGTGCCGACCACCTCGTCTACGACGAACCCGCTCTGGGCGGGACGGCGTACGGGCCCGACTCCATCCGTCAGTTCGTGAACCACATGGCGGGGATGTTCCCGGACTACTCCTTCACCCGGATGGGGCTGTACGGCGAGGTCACTCGGCGCGCAGTGCTCGTCGCCTGGCGCTTCGGCGGCACCCTCGCGGGGACCGGTCACCGTGTCGAGTTCCACGGTGACGATCGCGTGGAGCTCGGCGAGGACGGCCTCATCCACGCCTACCGGTGCCTGTACGACTTCAAGGGCGTGCTGGACCAGATCCAGGCCGCCCCGGCGCCGGCCTCAGCCCCGGCCCCGGAGTGA
- a CDS encoding TetR/AcrR family transcriptional regulator gives MSRPVAVRKPASERRAEIMRAADAEFAANGLAGTRLEAIAARVGVSHPRIVQMFGSKRSLFLDVTHAAFDQIEAAFADAEPSLTGLGDAYRSLLQREPTIGLVMLQGYAAAADEPVREAVRERQLRLQEAIAGLTGADAMQVRTFFATGLVFTVSTLLELPDQRADAEWGAWLLRLAAPPGDSDSDSG, from the coding sequence GTGAGCAGGCCCGTCGCCGTGCGCAAGCCGGCGAGCGAGCGGCGTGCGGAGATCATGCGGGCCGCTGACGCCGAGTTCGCCGCGAACGGCCTGGCCGGGACCCGGCTGGAAGCCATCGCCGCGCGAGTCGGTGTCTCCCACCCGCGCATCGTGCAGATGTTCGGCTCCAAGCGCAGCCTGTTCCTCGACGTCACGCACGCCGCCTTCGACCAAATCGAGGCCGCCTTCGCCGATGCCGAGCCCTCGCTGACCGGGCTCGGCGACGCCTACCGGAGCCTGCTGCAGCGCGAGCCCACCATCGGCCTCGTGATGCTTCAGGGCTACGCGGCGGCGGCCGACGAGCCGGTGCGGGAGGCGGTCAGAGAGCGACAGCTGCGGCTCCAGGAGGCCATCGCCGGCCTGACGGGGGCGGACGCTATGCAGGTACGTACGTTCTTCGCCACCGGGCTGGTGTTCACCGTGTCCACGCTGCTCGAACTGCCCGACCAACGCGCCGACGCGGAATGGGGCGCCTGGCTCCTCAGGCTCGCCGCACCACCCGGCGACAGCGACAGCGACAGCGGCTGA
- a CDS encoding enoyl-CoA hydratase-related protein, with protein MPMLDRQDNVFVLDLGDGENRFHPDWLASVGAALDEVEKAEGPRALVTAATGKFYSNGLDLEWLFANADRYQDYVVSVHALFARVLSLPVITVAALQGHTFAAGAMFSLAHDFRVMRADRGYWCLPEADIDIPFTPGMAALIQARLAPQAAHRAMVTAHRYGGADAAAVGIVDQAVAEDAVRSTAVELAQSQVNKAGDTLGTIKARMYAPVLTTLRDATNFG; from the coding sequence ATGCCCATGCTCGACCGCCAGGACAACGTCTTCGTTCTCGACCTCGGAGACGGGGAGAACCGTTTCCACCCCGACTGGCTCGCGTCCGTCGGTGCGGCCCTGGACGAGGTGGAGAAGGCCGAAGGGCCCCGCGCCCTGGTGACGGCGGCGACGGGGAAGTTCTACTCCAACGGCCTTGACCTGGAATGGCTGTTCGCGAACGCCGACCGGTACCAGGACTACGTCGTCTCCGTCCACGCGCTGTTCGCGCGGGTGCTGTCCCTGCCCGTGATCACTGTGGCCGCCCTGCAGGGCCACACCTTCGCGGCGGGCGCGATGTTCTCCCTCGCCCATGACTTCCGGGTCATGCGCGCCGACCGGGGCTACTGGTGCCTGCCCGAGGCGGACATCGACATCCCCTTCACCCCCGGCATGGCGGCCCTCATCCAGGCCCGGCTGGCCCCGCAGGCCGCACACCGGGCCATGGTCACCGCCCACCGCTACGGCGGCGCCGACGCCGCCGCAGTGGGCATCGTCGACCAGGCCGTCGCCGAGGACGCCGTCCGCAGCACGGCCGTAGAACTGGCCCAATCCCAGGTCAACAAGGCCGGCGACACCCTCGGCACCATCAAGGCCCGCATGTACGCGCCCGTGCTGACCACCTTGCGCGACGCCACGAATTTCGGCTGA
- the rox gene encoding rifampin monooxygenase, with the protein MMDTGFQADVIVAGAGPTGLMLAAELRLHGVRVVVLERDAEPTPVVRSLGMHVRSIEVMDQRGLLERFLAHGKQYPVGGGFFAAIEKPAPDRLDTAHPYVLGIPQTIIDRLLYEHAVEVGVEIRRSRELVGLSQDDDGVTAELADGTRLRSRFLVGCDGGRSTVRKLLGVGFPGEPTRQEALLGEMRVGVPQQTVAAVVAEVRKTEKWFGLGPMGGEGMYRVVVPADGVTEDRSVPPTLDEVKRQLRAYAGTDFGVHSAHWISRFGDGTRLAERYRTGRVLLAGDAAHIHPPVGGQGLNLGIQDAFNLGWKLAAEINGWAPEGLLDSYHTERHEVAADVLDGTRAQTLLMASEPGPRSVRRLLSELMDFEDVKRHLIEKLVGIGIRYDFGEGHDLLGRRMRDVTLKQGRLYELTRAGRGLLLDPAGRLSVTGWADRVDHVVDTGEELEKLDVPAALLRPDGYVAWVGEDQRELLGQLSRWFGAAAG; encoded by the coding sequence ATGATGGACACGGGTTTCCAGGCGGACGTGATCGTGGCCGGCGCCGGACCCACCGGCCTGATGCTGGCCGCCGAGCTGCGGCTGCACGGCGTACGCGTGGTCGTGCTGGAAAGGGACGCCGAGCCGACGCCGGTCGTCCGCTCGCTCGGTATGCATGTGCGCAGCATCGAGGTGATGGACCAGCGGGGCTTGCTGGAGCGGTTCCTCGCCCACGGCAAGCAGTATCCGGTGGGCGGCGGATTCTTCGCCGCGATCGAGAAGCCCGCGCCGGACCGGCTGGACACCGCGCATCCCTACGTACTCGGTATCCCGCAGACCATCATCGACCGGCTGCTGTACGAGCACGCCGTCGAGGTCGGCGTCGAGATCCGGCGTTCCCGCGAGCTGGTCGGGCTGAGCCAGGACGACGACGGGGTGACCGCGGAGCTGGCCGACGGCACCCGGCTGCGCTCGCGCTTCCTGGTCGGCTGCGACGGTGGCCGCAGCACGGTACGCAAGCTGCTCGGCGTCGGTTTCCCCGGCGAACCCACCCGCCAGGAGGCGCTGTTGGGTGAGATGAGGGTGGGTGTACCGCAGCAGACGGTGGCCGCCGTGGTGGCCGAGGTCCGCAAGACCGAGAAGTGGTTCGGCCTCGGGCCCATGGGCGGCGAGGGGATGTACCGCGTCGTCGTGCCCGCCGACGGGGTGACCGAGGACCGCTCGGTCCCGCCGACCCTCGACGAGGTCAAGCGGCAGTTGCGGGCGTACGCCGGTACCGACTTCGGTGTGCACTCCGCGCACTGGATCTCCCGCTTCGGCGACGGCACCCGGCTGGCCGAGCGCTACCGCACCGGCCGGGTGCTGCTGGCCGGCGACGCGGCGCACATCCATCCGCCGGTCGGCGGACAGGGGCTCAACCTGGGCATCCAGGACGCGTTCAACCTCGGCTGGAAACTGGCTGCCGAGATCAACGGCTGGGCACCGGAGGGGCTGCTGGACAGCTACCACACCGAACGCCACGAGGTGGCCGCCGACGTACTGGACGGCACCCGCGCGCAGACGCTGCTGATGGCCTCCGAGCCGGGCCCGCGGTCCGTACGTCGACTGCTGTCGGAGTTGATGGACTTCGAGGACGTGAAGCGGCACCTGATCGAGAAGCTCGTCGGGATCGGCATCCGCTACGACTTCGGCGAGGGCCATGACCTGCTCGGCCGACGCATGCGGGACGTGACCCTGAAGCAGGGGCGCCTCTACGAGCTGACTCGCGCCGGCCGGGGCCTGCTCCTCGACCCCGCGGGCCGGCTCTCGGTGACCGGCTGGGCGGACCGGGTCGACCATGTCGTCGACACCGGCGAGGAACTGGAGAAGCTCGACGTGCCCGCCGCGCTGCTGCGGCCGGACGGTTACGTGGCGTGGGTGGGGGAGGACCAGCGGGAGCTGCTGGGCCAGCTGTCCAGGTGGTTCGGCGCCGCGGCGGGGTGA
- a CDS encoding helix-turn-helix transcriptional regulator yields the protein MDPQELANLAHLRRARDLIDREYARPLDVPTMARHALMSPAHFSRRFRATYGETPYSYLMTRRIERAMTLLRAGMSVTDACMTVGCTSLGSFSSRFTEIVGLTPSAYRGREHDAVTAMPTCVAKVQTRPSRNGPGAEASSVGTPTGDVKNVPSRIREAGRTAAA from the coding sequence ATGGACCCGCAGGAGCTCGCCAACCTCGCGCATCTGCGTCGGGCCCGGGATCTGATCGACCGGGAGTACGCGCGTCCGCTCGACGTCCCGACGATGGCCAGGCACGCGCTGATGTCACCGGCGCACTTTTCCCGCCGGTTCCGGGCGACCTACGGCGAGACGCCGTACAGCTATCTCATGACCCGCCGGATCGAACGGGCGATGACGCTGCTCCGCGCCGGTATGAGCGTGACCGACGCGTGTATGACGGTCGGCTGTACCTCGCTGGGCTCGTTCAGCTCACGGTTCACCGAGATCGTCGGTCTGACGCCGAGCGCGTACCGCGGCCGGGAGCACGACGCCGTGACGGCGATGCCCACCTGCGTGGCCAAGGTGCAGACCCGGCCGAGCAGAAACGGCCCTGGTGCGGAGGCGTCGAGCGTCGGCACACCGACCGGGGACGTGAAGAACGTACCGAGCAGGATTCGAGAAGCGGGCCGCACGGCCGCCGCCTAG
- a CDS encoding VOC family protein, with product MDIALHYSHITVNDPDEALGFYRDALGFEVRNDVASGEHRWVTLGSPAQPDLEIVLSEPHAGRSAADGDALQELLTKGVMPSLVFRTDDLDGMFEKVRASGAEVLQEPMDQPWGPRDCAFRDPSGNLVRISQKPKG from the coding sequence ATGGACATCGCACTGCACTACTCCCACATCACCGTCAACGACCCCGACGAGGCGCTCGGCTTCTACCGCGACGCACTCGGCTTCGAGGTCCGCAACGACGTCGCGTCCGGCGAACACCGCTGGGTCACCCTCGGCAGCCCCGCGCAGCCGGACCTCGAAATCGTCCTCTCCGAACCGCACGCGGGCCGTTCCGCGGCCGACGGCGACGCTTTGCAGGAACTGCTCACCAAGGGCGTCATGCCGTCGCTGGTCTTCCGCACCGACGACCTCGACGGCATGTTCGAGAAGGTACGGGCCTCCGGCGCCGAGGTTCTCCAGGAGCCCATGGACCAGCCGTGGGGCCCGCGCGACTGCGCGTTCCGTGACCCCTCGGGCAACCTGGTACGGATCTCGCAGAAGCCGAAGGGCTAG
- a CDS encoding excinuclease ABC subunit UvrA has translation MSRTPRSDSQPPAEPHGADIHDLIRVHGARENNLKDVSIELPKRRLTVFTGVSGSGKSSLVFDTIAAESQRLINETYSAFVQGFMPTLARPEVDVLEGLTTAIIVDQQRLGADPRSTVGTATDANAMLRILFSRLGKPHIGPPSAYSFNTASVRASGGITVERGAEKTKTVKATFNRTGGMCTRCEGRGAVSDIDLTQLYDDSKSIAEGAFTIPGWKSDSQWTVQLYAQSGFLDPDKPIRDFSKKEMRDFLYGEPTKIKVNGVNLTYEGLIPKIQKSFLSKDKEALQPHIRAFVERAVTFATCPDCEGTRLSEGARSSKIGKISIGDACAMEIRDLAEWVRGLKDSSVTPLLTALQHTLDSFVEIGLGYLALDRASGTLSGGEAQRVKMIRHLGSALTDITYVFDEPTIGLHPHDIQRMNDLLLRLRDKGNTVLVVEHKPEVIAIADHVVDLGPGAGTAGGTVCFEGTVEGLRTGGTVTGRHFDDRATLKAPETLRKATGTLPIRGATKHNLQGVDVDIPLGVLCVVTGVAGSGKSSLIHGSLVETRGAVDGGVVAVDQTPIRGSRRSNPATYTGLLDPIRTAFAKANGVKPALFSANSEGACPTCNGAGVIYTDLAMMAGVATTCEDCEGKRFQPAVLEYRLGGRDISEVLAMSVTEAEEFFGAGDARTPAAHRVLDRLADVGLGYLSLGQPLTTLSGGERQRLKLATHMGDKGGVYVLDEPTTGLHLADVEHLLSLLDRLVDSGKSVIVVEHHQAVMAHADWIIDLGPGAGHDGGRIVFEGTPTDLVASRSTLTGEHLAGYVRA, from the coding sequence ATGAGCAGGACCCCGAGGTCGGACTCGCAGCCGCCCGCCGAGCCGCACGGTGCCGACATCCACGATCTGATCCGTGTGCACGGCGCGCGCGAGAACAACCTCAAGGACGTCAGCATCGAGCTGCCGAAGCGTCGGCTGACGGTGTTCACCGGTGTCTCCGGCTCGGGCAAGAGTTCGCTGGTGTTCGACACGATCGCGGCGGAGTCACAGCGGCTGATCAACGAGACGTACAGCGCGTTCGTCCAGGGGTTCATGCCGACGCTGGCGCGGCCCGAGGTCGACGTACTCGAAGGGCTGACGACGGCGATCATCGTCGACCAGCAGCGGCTCGGTGCCGACCCGCGCTCCACGGTCGGCACCGCCACCGACGCCAACGCGATGCTGCGCATCCTGTTCAGCCGGCTGGGGAAGCCGCACATCGGGCCGCCGAGCGCGTACTCCTTCAACACGGCGTCGGTCCGGGCGAGCGGCGGGATCACCGTCGAACGCGGTGCCGAGAAGACGAAGACCGTCAAGGCGACCTTCAACCGCACCGGCGGTATGTGCACGCGCTGCGAGGGCCGGGGCGCCGTCTCCGACATCGACCTCACCCAGCTCTACGACGACTCCAAGTCGATCGCCGAGGGCGCGTTCACCATCCCCGGCTGGAAGTCCGACAGCCAGTGGACCGTGCAGCTCTACGCCCAGTCGGGCTTCCTCGACCCGGACAAACCGATCCGCGACTTCAGCAAGAAGGAGATGCGGGACTTCCTCTACGGCGAGCCGACGAAGATCAAGGTCAACGGCGTCAACCTCACCTACGAGGGGCTGATCCCCAAGATCCAGAAGTCGTTCCTGTCCAAGGACAAGGAGGCTCTGCAGCCGCACATCCGGGCGTTCGTGGAGCGGGCGGTCACCTTCGCCACCTGCCCGGACTGCGAGGGCACGCGGCTCAGCGAGGGGGCCCGGTCGTCGAAGATCGGGAAGATCAGCATCGGTGACGCCTGCGCGATGGAGATCCGGGACCTGGCCGAGTGGGTCCGGGGGCTCAAGGACTCCTCGGTCACGCCGCTGCTCACCGCGCTCCAGCACACGCTGGACTCGTTCGTGGAGATCGGCCTCGGCTATCTCGCGCTCGACCGCGCCTCGGGCACCCTGTCGGGCGGTGAGGCGCAGCGCGTCAAGATGATCCGCCACCTCGGGTCGGCCCTCACCGACATCACGTACGTGTTCGACGAGCCGACGATCGGCCTGCACCCGCATGACATCCAGCGCATGAACGACCTGCTGCTGCGGCTGCGCGACAAGGGCAACACGGTGCTGGTCGTGGAGCACAAGCCCGAGGTGATCGCGATCGCCGACCATGTCGTCGACCTGGGTCCCGGCGCCGGTACGGCGGGCGGCACGGTCTGCTTCGAGGGCACGGTGGAGGGGCTGCGGACCGGCGGCACGGTCACCGGCCGCCACTTCGACGACCGGGCCACCCTCAAGGCGCCGGAGACGCTACGCAAGGCCACCGGCACGCTGCCGATCCGTGGCGCGACGAAGCACAACCTCCAGGGCGTCGACGTCGACATCCCGCTCGGGGTGCTGTGTGTCGTGACCGGGGTCGCCGGGTCCGGCAAGAGCTCGCTCATCCACGGGTCGCTGGTCGAGACGCGGGGTGCCGTCGACGGGGGTGTGGTGGCGGTCGACCAGACCCCGATCCGCGGCTCCCGGCGGAGCAACCCGGCGACGTACACCGGGCTGCTCGACCCGATCCGTACGGCGTTCGCCAAGGCCAACGGGGTCAAGCCGGCGCTGTTCAGCGCCAACTCCGAGGGTGCCTGCCCCACCTGCAACGGTGCCGGTGTCATCTACACCGACCTGGCGATGATGGCGGGCGTGGCCACGACCTGCGAGGACTGCGAGGGGAAGCGGTTCCAGCCGGCGGTCCTCGAGTACCGGCTCGGCGGCCGGGACATCAGCGAGGTGCTGGCCATGTCGGTGACGGAGGCGGAGGAGTTCTTCGGCGCGGGCGACGCCCGTACGCCGGCCGCGCACCGCGTCCTGGACCGGCTCGCGGACGTCGGCCTCGGCTATCTCAGCCTCGGCCAGCCCCTCACCACCCTGTCCGGCGGCGAACGCCAACGCCTCAAGCTGGCCACGCACATGGGCGACAAGGGCGGCGTGTACGTCCTCGACGAACCGACGACCGGCCTCCACCTCGCCGACGTCGAACACCTCCTCAGCCTGCTCGACCGGCTGGTCGACTCGGGCAAGTCGGTCATCGTCGTGGAACACCACCAGGCGGTCATGGCCCACGCCGACTGGATCATCGACCTCGGCCCCGGCGCGGGCCACGACGGCGGCCGCATCGTCTTCGAGGGGACCCCGACAGACCTGGTGGCATCCCGCAGCACCCTGACGGGGGAGCATCTCGCGGGGTACGTGCGGGCCTGA
- a CDS encoding HelD family protein, with amino-acid sequence MTPPDSPLHDSLRRERAHHDTCRAALAAMIDGAREHVVTGADVSASGADAEVLGYQLRSKAKELGELPEGPLFFGRLDFADGDRGGDHSGASYHVGRLRISEHPTRPPLVVDWRAPVSRAFYQASARDPQGVAVRRRFGWAPGSTGDSADLTGLEDEHLDEEATEPDAGEVGSGERELAGGADGLVAREIARPRVGPMRDIAATIQPEQDDLVRAGLGVSVCVQGAPGTGKTAVGLHRAAYLLYTYPQRVQRGGLLILGPNRTFLSYISEVLPALGETGVRQSTVSDEIAGHPVRAEDDERAAVVKHDARMAEVLRRALYARVATEEAMGQANSLEVKDDSYRWRIPAAELARIVTGVRAEDPPYAVGRERVRTRIVHRVQREAERRAGPQTNAWVRRVERARPIGAYVEAVWPRVRPAEVVAELLSDEGVLARAAEGLLGEEEQRAVHWARPPRSGKSARWSAADLVLLDEVAGLIEHPEGYGHVVIDEAQDLSPMECRAIARRVPYGSLTVLGDLAQGTTPWAARAWQPLLAHLGKPDATVIPLTVGFRVPRTVVAFANRLLAHLDVPVPPARSLRGDGELRVVKATDIAGEVVAAVRRALAGEGSVGVVAAEGEVTTVREALAAAGVTLSGGRVAVLPAKAVKGLEWDHVVVVEPAAIVEAEGATGRGLHRLYVVLTRAVSRLEVVHGRALPF; translated from the coding sequence ATGACGCCACCCGACTCCCCGCTCCACGACTCCCTGCGCCGCGAACGCGCCCATCACGACACCTGCCGCGCCGCACTCGCCGCGATGATCGACGGCGCCCGGGAACACGTCGTCACCGGCGCGGACGTCTCCGCCTCAGGGGCGGACGCGGAGGTGCTCGGGTACCAGCTCCGCAGCAAGGCGAAGGAGCTGGGCGAACTGCCCGAAGGGCCCCTGTTCTTCGGCCGGCTGGACTTCGCCGATGGCGACCGGGGCGGCGATCACAGCGGCGCGAGCTACCACGTCGGGCGCCTGCGCATCAGCGAGCACCCGACGCGCCCGCCGCTCGTCGTGGACTGGCGTGCCCCCGTCTCCCGGGCCTTCTACCAGGCGAGCGCCCGCGACCCGCAGGGCGTGGCCGTACGGCGCCGGTTCGGCTGGGCGCCCGGCAGCACGGGCGACTCGGCCGACCTCACCGGCCTGGAGGACGAGCACCTGGACGAGGAGGCGACGGAACCCGACGCGGGGGAAGTGGGCTCAGGAGAGAGGGAGTTGGCGGGCGGCGCGGACGGTCTGGTCGCGCGGGAGATCGCGCGGCCCCGGGTCGGACCGATGCGGGACATCGCGGCGACGATCCAGCCCGAACAGGACGACCTCGTACGGGCGGGCCTCGGCGTCTCCGTGTGCGTGCAGGGCGCCCCCGGCACCGGCAAGACGGCCGTCGGGCTGCACCGGGCCGCCTACCTTCTCTACACCTACCCCCAACGCGTGCAGCGCGGCGGCCTGTTGATCCTCGGACCCAACCGCACGTTTCTCTCGTACATCTCGGAGGTGCTGCCCGCCCTCGGCGAGACGGGCGTCCGGCAGTCGACCGTCTCGGACGAGATCGCGGGCCATCCGGTGCGCGCCGAGGACGACGAACGGGCCGCCGTCGTGAAGCACGACGCGCGGATGGCGGAGGTGCTGCGCCGGGCACTGTACGCACGGGTGGCGACCGAAGAGGCAATGGGCCAGGCCAACTCCCTTGAGGTGAAGGACGATTCGTACCGCTGGCGGATCCCGGCGGCGGAACTGGCGCGGATCGTGACGGGCGTACGGGCCGAGGATCCGCCGTACGCCGTGGGGCGCGAGCGCGTACGGACCCGGATCGTGCACCGCGTCCAGCGGGAGGCGGAACGGCGGGCGGGGCCGCAGACGAACGCCTGGGTGCGGCGCGTCGAGCGGGCGCGGCCGATCGGGGCGTACGTGGAGGCGGTGTGGCCGAGGGTGCGTCCGGCGGAGGTGGTGGCCGAACTCCTGTCGGACGAGGGGGTGTTGGCGCGAGCCGCCGAGGGACTCCTGGGCGAGGAGGAGCAGCGGGCGGTGCACTGGGCCCGCCCGCCGAGGTCCGGCAAGTCGGCGCGCTGGTCGGCCGCCGACCTGGTCCTCCTCGATGAGGTCGCCGGCCTGATCGAACACCCCGAGGGATACGGTCATGTCGTGATCGACGAGGCGCAGGACCTCTCCCCGATGGAGTGCAGGGCGATCGCACGCCGGGTGCCGTACGGCTCGCTGACGGTCCTGGGTGACCTGGCACAGGGCACCACACCGTGGGCGGCACGAGCCTGGCAGCCCCTCCTCGCCCACCTGGGCAAACCCGACGCCACGGTGATCCCCCTGACCGTCGGATTCCGGGTACCACGGACGGTGGTCGCCTTCGCCAACCGACTCCTGGCCCACCTGGACGTACCGGTACCACCGGCCCGATCCCTGCGCGGCGACGGGGAGTTGAGGGTGGTGAAGGCGACCGACATCGCCGGGGAGGTGGTCGCAGCGGTACGCCGGGCACTGGCCGGGGAGGGGTCGGTGGGGGTCGTGGCGGCGGAGGGTGAGGTGACCACTGTCCGGGAGGCTTTGGCTGCGGCGGGGGTGACGCTGAGCGGGGGAAGGGTCGCGGTCCTGCCGGCGAAGGCGGTGAAGGGCCTGGAGTGGGACCACGTGGTCGTGGTGGAACCGGCGGCAATCGTGGAAGCTGAGGGCGCTACCGGTCGGGGACTGCACCGGCTGTACGTGGTGCTGACCCGAGCGGTGTCACGACTGGAGGTCGTGCACGGGCGGGCGTTGCCGTTCTGA
- a CDS encoding TetR family transcriptional regulator: MAGTGLRERKKQQTYQNVSDVAIGLFLAKGFDAVSVAEVAAAAGISKPTLFRYFPAKEDLVLHRFADHEDEAARVVRAAESGASPVDALRRHFLDGLSREDPVTGLNGAPAVLAFHRLLYGTPSLVARAYEYQQRSEAVLAAALGDTLAARLAAGQIIAVQRILAQENWRRIAAGEPVEAVRGDAVAAAEEAFGQLEAVLPWLRSAAVRESAQDVSNATE, encoded by the coding sequence ATGGCAGGAACCGGGCTGCGCGAGCGCAAGAAGCAGCAGACTTACCAGAATGTGTCCGACGTCGCGATCGGGCTCTTCCTCGCGAAGGGCTTCGACGCGGTCTCCGTCGCGGAGGTCGCCGCGGCGGCCGGGATCTCCAAGCCGACGCTGTTCCGGTACTTCCCGGCCAAGGAGGACCTCGTCCTGCACCGCTTCGCGGACCACGAGGACGAGGCGGCCCGGGTGGTGCGGGCGGCCGAGTCCGGCGCGTCTCCGGTCGATGCGCTCCGTAGGCACTTCCTCGACGGGCTGAGCCGCGAGGACCCGGTCACCGGCCTCAACGGCGCCCCGGCGGTGCTCGCCTTCCACCGGCTGCTCTACGGCACCCCGTCGCTGGTCGCACGGGCGTACGAGTACCAGCAGCGATCGGAGGCCGTACTCGCCGCCGCCCTCGGCGACACCCTGGCGGCCCGGCTCGCGGCCGGCCAGATCATCGCCGTACAGCGGATTCTCGCGCAGGAGAACTGGCGGCGGATCGCGGCGGGGGAGCCGGTGGAGGCGGTGCGCGGGGACGCGGTCGCGGCGGCGGAGGAGGCGTTCGGGCAGCTGGAGGCGGTGCTGCCGTGGCTCCGGTCGGCAGCGGTGCGGGAATCGGCACAGGATGTGAGCAACGCGACCGAGTAA